The Oscillospiraceae bacterium genome includes a region encoding these proteins:
- a CDS encoding cell division protein SepF, giving the protein MGFKDTLNNILYGKEKDEEYNEEDYEEDYSGQEDDNGGFVPQKGNRQYQNEQNSGSRREEYVPSKQSTNVNMASGSAIEMKVVKPERLENVTQIADFLLEKKTILLNLEDTNKETARRIIDFMNGVAYAINGDLRKVANSTYVVTPSNVEVSGDQLKETQEKGDLIK; this is encoded by the coding sequence ATGGGTTTTAAAGATACTCTCAACAACATCCTTTACGGAAAGGAAAAGGACGAGGAATATAACGAAGAAGATTACGAAGAAGATTATTCCGGACAGGAAGATGACAATGGTGGCTTTGTCCCTCAAAAGGGCAACCGCCAATATCAAAATGAACAGAACTCCGGTTCGCGCCGTGAAGAATATGTTCCTTCCAAGCAGTCAACAAACGTGAATATGGCCTCCGGATCCGCAATCGAAATGAAAGTCGTAAAGCCGGAGAGGCTTGAAAATGTGACACAGATTGCCGACTTCTTGCTTGAAAAAAAGACTATTTTATTAAATCTCGAGGATACCAACAAAGAGACAGCACGCAGGATAATAGATTTCATGAACGGCGTCGCGTATGCGATAAACGGTGATCTCCGCAAAGTTGCAAACAGTACATATGTCGTGACTCCGTCCAACGTAGAGGTTTCCGGCGATCAGCTTAAAGAGACGCAGGAAAAGGGCGATCTTATAAAATAA
- a CDS encoding YggT family protein, with translation MEHFVALLGNLISILLSAELFFMLARAIMSWLPFEDDNPLWMFMYYATEPLIEPVRRVINKFPRLNMLPIDISFIVTVILLSIIQGLIEAL, from the coding sequence TTGGAGCATTTTGTTGCGTTATTGGGCAATCTTATAAGTATATTGCTGAGCGCCGAGCTGTTTTTCATGCTTGCGCGCGCGATAATGAGCTGGTTGCCGTTCGAGGACGACAATCCGCTTTGGATGTTTATGTATTATGCCACTGAGCCTCTCATCGAGCCGGTGCGCCGTGTAATAAACAAGTTTCCTCGCCTCAACATGCTTCCTATTGATATTTCCTTCATAGTGACTGTCATCTTGCTTTCAATAATTCAAGGATTGATCGAAGCTTTATGA
- a CDS encoding YggS family pyridoxal phosphate-dependent enzyme, whose translation MLTEQRKDEIAGNIMKIRENIEKAREVRQSEVGTPNENNIILLAATKTRTPEEINYLAECGVTYIGENRVQELLDKYDALDRDKFKLHFIGALQTNKVKYIIDKVDMIESVDRIELAAEIDRRAKQKNLVMDILAEVNIGGEESKSGVRPEDAEEFVTNLTKFTSIRVCGLMTIPPVCEDINIQKQYFKKIIQIFIDISVKNKDNVNMRYASFGMTGDYAAAVECGSNIVRIGTGIFGKREYK comes from the coding sequence ATGCTGACAGAACAAAGAAAAGACGAAATCGCCGGAAATATAATGAAAATCCGCGAGAATATAGAAAAGGCAAGGGAAGTACGACAGTCAGAGGTCGGGACACCGAATGAAAATAATATTATTCTGCTTGCGGCGACAAAGACACGTACGCCTGAGGAGATAAATTATCTTGCCGAATGCGGCGTGACATACATTGGAGAAAACCGTGTTCAGGAGCTGCTTGATAAATACGATGCACTCGACAGAGATAAATTCAAGCTTCATTTTATAGGCGCTCTTCAGACAAACAAGGTAAAATATATAATCGACAAGGTCGATATGATCGAATCAGTCGACCGCATCGAACTGGCCGCGGAGATTGACCGCCGCGCAAAGCAGAAAAATCTCGTCATGGATATACTGGCGGAGGTAAATATCGGAGGCGAGGAATCCAAATCCGGAGTAAGGCCTGAGGATGCGGAAGAGTTTGTGACGAACCTGACAAAATTTACATCGATCCGGGTTTGCGGTCTGATGACGATACCGCCCGTTTGCGAGGATATAAACATACAAAAGCAGTATTTTAAAAAAATTATACAGATTTTTATTGACATATCGGTCAAAAACAAGGATAATGTTAATATGCGGTATGCTTCGTTTGGAATGACCGGTGATTATGCCGCCGCTGTCGAATGCGGCTCGAATATTGTAAGAATAGGCACCGGAATTTTCGGGAAACGCGAGTATAAATAA